A window of Panicum virgatum strain AP13 chromosome 8K, P.virgatum_v5, whole genome shotgun sequence contains these coding sequences:
- the LOC120644047 gene encoding disease resistance protein RPM1-like: MAEAVLLAVTKIGSALAEDAHTAIINKLSEKVNNLKELPGKIKQIEMQLKIMSNLIWQIGTVYLTDKVVKSWIGEVRNVAYHVEDVMDRYSYYALQMEEEGFLKKFFIKGTHYVSVFSSIADEVCELENEIQQVIKMKDQWLQHAQIVPNQLVEMERQPSQGWFPEFVKDEDLVGIEDNKRWLKGWLYSEEPNSTVITISGMGGLGKSTLVTNVYEREKVNFPAHAWIVVSQIYSIDALLRNLLRKIGTVGLPTPAGIDKMDGHDLKEEIKKRLQNRKCLIVLDDVWEQQVYFQIQDAFQNLQASRIVITTRKDHVGALASSTHPLELQPLARHDALELFCRRAFYNRCHGLPLAIVTIGSLLSSRPQIETWKHTYNQLQSELSKSDHVRAILNLSYHDLSGDLRNCFLYCSLFPEDCAMSRESLVRMWVAEGFVMGRGKNTPEDVAEGNLIELIHRNMLEAFEYDELGRVNTCKMHDIMRELALSVAKEEKFGSANQYGEMIQMDKDVRRLLLCGWNANTPLKVKFPHLRTLVAHGMISSPTMLSSILTESSYLTVLELQDSDINEVPAFIRNLFNLRYIGLRRTNVKSLPESIEKLSNLHTLDIKQTQIEKLPRGIVKVKKLRHLLADRFADEKQSEFRYFIGVEAPKGLSSMEELQTLETVQASKDLADQLKKLMQLRSIWIDNVSAADCDNLFGTLSTMPLLSNLLISARDVNETLCLQALDPIPISTKLHRLIVRGKWAAGTLKYPIFRNHGEHLKCLALSWCQLGEDPLGVLAPHVPNLTYLSLNRVNSASTLVLSAGCFPQLTTLVLKRMPDVNQLEIGDGALPCIDGLYIVSLVQLDKVPQGIESLVSLKRL, from the coding sequence ATGGCGGAAGCAGTACTCCTTGCTGTTACAAAGATTGGTTCTGCTTTGGCAGAAGATGCCCATACAGCCATCATAAATAAGTTGTCTGAAAAAGTTAATAATCTGAAGGAACTGCCCGGGAAGATCAAGCAGATAGAGATGCAACTTAAGATCATGAGCAATCTGATATGGCAGATTGGCACGGTCTACCTCACAGACAAAGTTGTCAAGAGTTGGATTGGGGAGGTCCGTAATGTGGCTTATCATGTTGAGGATGTGATGGACAGATACTCATATTATGCTCTTCAAATGGAAGAAGAAGGGTTCCTGAAGAAGTTCTTCATCAAGGGAACCCATTATGTCAGTGTTTTCAGTTCAATTGCAGATGAGGTTTGTGAGCTTGAGAATGAGATTCAGCAAGTTATAAAGATGAAAGATCAATGGTTGCAACACGCTCAAATTGTTCCTAACCAATTGGTGGAGATGGAAAGGCAGCCGTCCCAAGGTTGGTTTCCAGAATTTGTCAAAGATGAAGACCTAGTGGGAATCGAGGACAACAAGAGATGGCTGAAGGGATGGCTGTATTCTGAAGAACCAAACAGCACCGTGATAACAATTTCTGGTATGGGTGGGTTGGGAAAATCTACTCTGGTCACAAATGTTTATGAACGTGAAAAGGTCAACTTCCCTGCACATGCGTGGATTGTTGTGTCACAGATCTACTCCATTGATGCACTGTTGAGAAATCTACTTAGGAAGATTGGTACTGTGGGACTACCAACACCAGCAGGTATTGACAAAATGGATGGGCATGACTTGaaagaagaaataaagaaaCGACTCCAAAATAGAAAATGTTTGATTGTATTGGATGATGTCTGGGAGCAACAAGTATACTTCCAAATACAAGATGCTTTTCAGAATCTTCAAGCAAGTAGAATTGTTATTACAACACGGAAGGACCATGTTGGGGCTCTTGCTTCTTCCACCCATCCCCTGGAACTTCAACCATTAGCCAGACATGATGCACTTGAACTCTTCTGCAGAAGGGCTTTTTACAATAGGTGTCATGGCCTGCCTCTAGCAATTGTTACTATAGGCAGCTTATTGTCATCAAGACCACAAATAGAAACATGGAAACATACATACAATCAGCTTCAGAGTGAGTTGTCAAAAAGTGATCATGTCCgagcaattttaaatttaagcTACCATGACCTGTCAGGAGACCTTAGGAACTGCTTCTTATACTGCAGCTTGTTTCCTGAAGATTGCGCCATGTCAAGGGAAAGCCTTGTGCGGATGTGGGTTGCAGAAGGCTTTGTGATGGGCAGAGGAAAGAACACGCCAGAGGATgtggctgagggaaatctcatAGAATTGATCCACCGTAACATGCTTGAAGCTTTTGAGTATGATGAGCTCGGCAGGGTCAACACCTGTAAGATGCATGATATTATGCGAGAATTGGCACTTTCTGTTGCCAAAGAAGAAAAGTTTGGTTCTGCAAATCAATATGGTGAAATGATACAGATGGATAAAGATGTTCGTCGCTTGTTGTTATGTGGATGGAACGCCAACACTCCACTCAAAGTAAAATTTCCACATCTTCGAACACTTGTGGCTCATGGAATGATTTCATCCCCTACCATGTTATCCTCAATTTTGACTGAATCGAGCTACTTGACTGTTCTAGAGCTGCAAGATTCTGATATCAATGAGGTGCCAGCATTTATAAGGAATCTCTTTAATCTACGGTATATTGGGTTAAGGCGCACAAATGTCAAGTCACTCCCAGAATCAATTGAGAAGCTTTCTAATCTCCACACTCTGGACATCAAGCAGACCCAGATAGAGAAGCTACCTCGAGGCATTGTTAAAGTCAAGAAGCTACGGCACCTTTTGGCTGACAGATTTGCTGACGAGAAGCAGTCAGAGTTCAGATATTTCATCGGAGTGGAAGCTCCTAAAGGGCTGTCAAGCATGGAAGAACTACAGACTCTTGAGACTGTGCAAGCAAGCAAAGACCTGGCTGACCAGCTGAAGAAACTGATGCAGCTCCGAAGCATATGGATTGATAATGTAAGTGCTGCTGATTGTGACAACCTTTTTGGAACCCTGTCGACGATGCCACTTCTTTCCAACCTGCTTATCTCAGCAAGAGATGTGAATGAGACACTTTGCCTCCAAGCCCTTGATCCGATTCCAATCTCCACAAAGCTCCACAGGCTAATTGTGAGGGGGAAATGGGCTGCTGGGACACTAAAGTATCCAATATTTCGCAATCATGGGGAGCATCTCAAATGTTTAGCACTCAGCTGGTGCCAGCTTGGAGAAGATCCACTGGGGGTGCTTGCTCCACATGTGCCAAACCTCACCTATTTAAGTCTTAACCGGGTGAATAGTGCAAGCACTTTAGTTCTTTCTGCAGGATGCTTTCCTCAGCTGACGACGCTCGTCTTGAAGCGAATGCCAGATGTCAATCAGCTGGAGATCGGAGATGGTGCTCTGCCATGCATTGATGGTCTTTACATCGTGTCACTAGTGCAGCTGGATAAGGTTCCTCAAGGCATCGAATCTCTCGTCTCTCTAAAAAGGCTCTAG